The Nocardia sp. NBC_01329 sequence GCGGCCGGGTGCGTGGGATACCGCACAGAACCGATACCGCGGCTCAACGAATACCCGGAACCCCGACAACAACCCGGGCCCCGGTCCTTCGGTCAGGCGATCGACAGAGCGATCCCGTCCAGGATGTCGTGTTCGCTGACCACCAGTTCGCCGATTCCGGCCCGCCGGGCCAGCTCCGCGGCCAGCACCTCGGTGATCACCGCGCCGCCGCCGATGACGTCGACGCGCCCCGGATGCATGGGCCCCAAGGCGGCGCGCTCATCGTGGTCCATCGCGATCAGCCGATCACAGACCGCGTTCAGCTGAGGCAGGCCGATCCTCGCCAAATGGGTTTTCGCCGAATCGTATTCCGGCAGGTCCAGTGCGACGGCCGCGAGCGTGGTCATCGTGCCCGCCACCCCGACCCAGGTATGCGCACCGTCCACCGGGACATGGGTGAAGGCCTCGGTGAGCCGTTCGGTCGCGAATTCGCGGGCCGCGGCGACTTCGGCCACCTCCGGCGGGTTTCCGCGCAGGCATCGCTCGGTGACCCGTACACAACCGATATCAGCGGAGAACGCCGCACGGACTCCGCCGCTGTCGCCGACCACGAGCTCGGTGGAGCCACCACCCAGATCGACCACGACGAACGGCCCGTCCGCCGCCGACAGTTCCCCGACCGCGCCGGTGAACGACAGACGCGCCTCCTCGTCACCGGTGATCACCTCGGCCGTCGCGCCCGGCACCACCCGGCCGAGTTCGGCCCGGGTCATCGCGAAGAAATCCTCCCGGTTCGACGCGTCGCGGGTGGCGGAGGTGGCGACCATCCGCACCCGGCTCACCCCGTGCTCGAGCATGAGCGTCACATAATCGGCGAGCGCGACCCGGGTCCGCTCGATCGCTTCCGGGTTCAACTGCCCGGTCGCGTCCACACCTTTGCCCAGACGCACGATCCGCATCTCCCGATGCACATCGGTCAGGGTCGAATCCGCGCCGATATCGGCGATCAGCAGGCGGATCGAATTGGTGCCACAGTCCACAGCAGCGACCCTGTCGGTCACAGTGGTGCCTCCTTCTCGGCGTATTCCGGCCAGTCCGCCGGGATCGCGCTGCCGCGCAGCCCGTTCGCGGCCGCCAGCGCCACCGCCTCGTCGCCGAGCGGATTGACTCCCGGCCCCTTGGCCAGCGCGTGCGCGATCAGCACATGCAAGCATTTCACCCGGTCCGGCATCCCGCCACCGCTGAAATCGGTACCCAGCGATTCGATCTCGTCCCGTTCGGCCAGATAGCTCTCGTGCGCGCCGCGATAGGCGGCGGCGAGTTCGGTATCGCGGTCGAGCCGTTCGGTCATCCCCTTCATCACACCCGCGGACTCCAGTCGGCTGGCTTCCGCGGTCAGCCGGGGATCGGTGAGGTAGTAGAGAGTGGGGAACGGTGTGCCGTCGGGAAGTTTCGGCGCGGTCTTCACCACCGCGGGCAGGCCGTCCGGCGTCCGGTAGGCGATGGCGAGCACCCCGCGTGGTTCGCGGCCGAGTTGTTCGGCGACGATCTGCAGATCTCGGTCGTCGGGTGTGCTCACCTGGATCCTTCCGGCTGTGGCGCGGGTGCTTCGATTTCGGGGGGTGGTTCGGAAATACTCCGCCACAGATCCGTGTACCACGGATCGGGTTGGTGCCGGGGTGCCTGCGGATCCGGGATGGCGGGCACTTCGATCCCCGGGACCTGCACGATATAGGGAGTTTCGCCGGGCATCACCAACCGCAATCGGTCGCGTGCCTCGGAACGGATGTAGGCCGGATCCTCCTGCTGGGAACGGCGGTCCTTCAGCCGGGCGATATCGTCCTCGAGCGTGCGGCGTTCGGCCGCGAGCTGATCGGCTTCGGCGCGCTGGGTGAAGTAGGTGCGCATGGGGACGGCCAGCGTCATCGCCAGCGCGCACACCACCATGGCGAGGATGATCGCCTTACCGGCGGACAACCCCAGAATGGTCCGTTCCGACCAGTCCCGCGCACCCTCCTGCCCGGCCCGGGCCCGACGCGTGGTGCGCCGCACCCGCTCCGCGCCGCCGTGTACTTCGGCGGCGGGCCCGCGCGACGGCGCGCGCGACGTGCGGCGGTCGCCCCGGCTCGCGGGGCTGGTACCGCGCGCACGCCGCTCCGTCATCTACCTCGGCCCTCAGTCCTCGAAGGTGAACCTGGGGAAGGCGACATCACCGGCGTAGCGGGCCGAATCGCCGAGGGCATCCTCGATCCGCAGCAGCTGGTTGTACTTGGCCACCCGCTCGCTCCGCGCCGGGGCGCCGGTCTTGATCTGACCGCTGCCGACGGCGACGGCGAGATCGGCGATGGTGGTGTCCTCGGTTTCACCCGACCGGTGCGACATCATGGTCTTGTACCCGTTGCGGTGCGCCAGTTCGACCGCGTCCAGGGTCTCGGTGAGGGTGCCGATCTGGTTGACCTTCACCAGCAGCGCGTTGGCCGCGCCCCTGGCGATACCGTCCTCGAGGCGTTCGGGGTTGGTGACGAACAGATCGTCGCCGACCAGTTGCACCTTGTCGCCGATCTCGTCGGTCAGCGCGACCCAGCCGTCCCAATCGTCCTCCGACAGCGGGTCCTCGATGGACACCAGCGGGTAGGCGGCCTTCAGTTCGGCGTAGAACTTCGTCATCTCGGCGGCCGAGCGGGCAGAGCCCTCGAACTGGTAAGCGCCGTCTCTGTAGAACTCGGTCGCCGCGACATCCAGGGCGAGCGCCACATCCCGGCCCAGCTTCAGTCCGGTCTTGCCGATCGCGACGCTGATCAGGTCCAGCGCCTCCTTGGTGCCGGCGACATCGGGCGCGAAGCCGCCCTCGTCACCCAGACCGGTGGCCAGGCCCTTCTCCTTCAGCACCGCCTTGAGCGCGTGATAGACCTCCGCGCCCCAGCGCAGCGATTCCTTGAAGGTCGGCGCGCCGATCGGCGCCACCATGAACTCCTGCACATCCACACCGGTATCGGCGTGCGCACCACCGTTGAGGATGTTCATCATCGGCACCGGCAGTACATGGGCGTTGGGTCCGCCGAGATAGCGGAACAGTTCCAGACCCGAGGACTCCGCTGCCGCCCGCGCCACCGCCAGGGAGACACCCAGCAGTGCGTTCGCACCGAGCCGCGATTTGTCCGGCGTCCCGTCGAGATCGAGTAGCGCCTGGTCGACGGTGCGCTGTTCGACGGCGTCCAGGCCGATCACGGCCGGGGCGATCTCATCGAGCACCCCCTCGACAGCTTTCTGCACACCCTTGCCGTTGTAGCGCTCTCCGCCGTCGCGGAGTTCCACGGCCTCGTGCTCGCCGGTGGAGGCACCGGAGGGCACCGCGGCGCGGGTCAGGGTGCCGTCGTCGAGGGCGATCTCGACCTCGACGGTGGGGTTACCGCGCGAATCCAGGATCTCGCGAGCTCCGACCTGTTCGATGATGGCCACGAAAACAACACTCCTTCGGCTGCTGGCACGGTTGATATCGGGGACGAGCCGTGCGGTTGCGAGCCTAATAGGCCCGGTTGCGGCCAGTCCATCCGCCGCCCCGCAGCGCCCACCGCGGTTCCGGCGCCACCTCAGACACGGCGACCGACACTGTAGGCCGCGGCCCGGTCCCGGACGGCCTCCATATAAGCCTCCGACCGGTTGTAGACGAACAGCGCGCGGCTCCAGCCCGCCGCGGTGAGCAGGGTCCCGCCGCTCACGCACAGATACCTCCCCGCGGTGAGCGCCGCGTCGTCGATACTGTGCGGATCGGCGACCCCGTCGCCGTTCGCGTCGACTCCCCATCTACGCCAGGTCTCCGGAATGAACTGCATCGGTCCCACCGCCCGATCGAATACCCGGTCCCCATCGAGCCGGCCCTCGTCGGTATCCCTGATCTCCGCGACCCCCGGCGCCCCGTCCAGCGGAATCCCGATGATCGACGGCTCCACCAAACCGTCGTCACCCACTTCGGCCCCGCGGTGCCGGCCGTGATCGCTCTCCACACTCCCGATCCCCGCCAGCGTCGTCCAGCCGATCCCGCAATCCGGCCGAGCCCGCGCCAGCACCGCCGCCGCGTACCCGTACGCCTCCAGCGCGGCCACCGGGATCTCCAGCGCCCCGGCCTGCTCGGCCGCCCACGCGTTGAGCTGAGCCGCGGTCCGGCCCGGGGCATCGAGATCGATCACGGGAACGGGAACACCGGGGCCGGGCGGGATGCCCTCGGGTATGGGCACCAGATCCTCGCCTACCCCACACCCGGTGAGCAGTAGAGCAATCAACGAAACGGCGACGAGGCCGAACCTGCGGGAACGCACATACTCCATCATCCAGACCGACAGGCCCGATCCCACCGCACGGACCGTGGCGCGACGCAGATCACAGTCTCCCCGGTCGATTCACCGCGGAGCCGCATCCGGCGCATGAGGAACTCGCCGAGATGGGCAACGTGACCCGACTCCCGGCAGTTCACCCACGATTCATATACCCCCATCTGCTATCCGCCGTTTGTGTCGGACCAGCTGGTTACTGTTTCGAGCGCAGCCGAGCCGTCCGAGGAGCGCTTTGAACACCAGACCGCACACAACACCTATCCTTTTTCTCAGCGGTGCCGGGCTTCCAGCCTGGATTTGGGAAGACGTTCGGGCGGCCCTGCCCGTTGAATCGGCAGTCGCTGTCTACCCGAAGCAGGGCGACGCGACCCTCCACGACTATGCCGACACCGCTCTGGCACAAGCACCCGATGGGCCGTTCACGATTGTGGCTCACTCGGTCGGCGGCGTCGTAGCCAGCGAGATCACGGCAATCGCACCCGAGCGTGTCGCCGGCCTGCTCGGCATCGCCGCTTCGGTGCCCGCCGCTGGGACGTCGTTCCTCGGCGCGCTGCCTGTGCCACACCGCTTTGTCGTCGGCCTGATCATGCGGCTCACCGGAACACGACCACCCGAGAAGATGATTCGTTCCGGGTTATGCGCAGGGCTCGGCGCCGCCGATATCGCGCGCATCGTTTCGGACTTCGAACCGGAATCGCAGCGCCTCTATCGAGACAGCGTGTCGCCGCGCACACTTCCGGCCCGCAGCGGATACGTCACGACCACGGCCGACCGCGAGTTCTCCATCGCGTCGCAGCGGAAGTATGCCGCCGAACTCAACCCGAAATTCCGCCGTGAGGTGCCGACCGGACACCTGCCGATGCTGCAGGATTCAGTGTCGCTGACGCAGATCATCGAAGAATTCGCGGCCGGGGCCTGAACCACTGCCGCGAACTTCTGTCGCTGGATTCGAGCGGTATCCGCATCCGACAGGGCCACGGCACAGTATCTACTGCTGAGATCTAGTGCCGGATCAGGAAACGTTTGCCCTGTTGTGATGTGACGCGGCGTCCGGGTGCTTTGCCGGTCGGCGTGTGACAGTCACCCTGTCCGGGTGGCGATACCCTACGCGATCGCCGACGGGTCCACGGCGCCGCAGTCGTCGATCGCTCGTCGCAGGCTTGCTGGCCTGCCGCTGAGGAACACGCGGTCCGCGTCGGTGAGCTCCGGCGAGCGATCCGGTTCGGCGACAACTTCTTCCGCCTCCGTGATCCGGTCCGTGAACCTCGGGCTCGGCACATCGACCTCGCGCATGCCGGCGTGCAGCTGCTCCAGCGCCTTGGCGTAGTCGACTGGTGAGGCGTGAGGTGTCACGGGCTCGTAGTAGGTCCACAGCGTCACTGCGAAGCCATCGCGCGTGTACACACGCGGGTCCGCCCGAGGCTCCAAGGGACACACCGGGCATCCGACCGCGGTGAGCCGCTGAGCGAGATCGACTTCGAACTGCGCAACCTCTTGTCCCACAGGGGCGACCCGGGCAAAGACGTCGCTTGGCGCCAGCCGCAGTGCGAGCTTGTTCGAGTTGTGGAGAACGATTGCATCGTTGGCCGGCAGGTCGAACGATGCGGCGACCGAAGTCGCAGCCGCGATCGCACGCGCGACGTCGGTCATATCCACCCTCGGGTCTTGGCATAGATGAGCGAGGGCGATGCCCACCAGCATGGCCAGGCGCCAACTATCGTGGCTCGACACAAGTCCCGAGGTCAGCGGTTGAGTACGGAGCGGCCAGCTGAAGCACTCAACTAGCCTGAGACAAAAGAAAACGATTGTGCCTCGAGAATCTGATCTCGGGGCACAATCGTTGTTTCGAGCTGCATCCGGTCGGCCTACCGGATCAGGCCCAGCGCGACGCGTTCAGCTTATCGGTGGTCGTCATCTCGACGGCACCGTCTTCAACAGTCTTGGCGAGACGCTCCATGATGTCGAGCAGGCCGTTGTGGGCCTCGTCCCACCGAGCCTGCTTGAGACGGTAGGCATCCCGGGCACCGGACTCCCATTCGGCGGCCAGTGCGTTGACGTAGCCCTGCAGCTCGTCATGGGTTTCGGTCAACCGGCCCTTCGACGTACGGAGGTCGCCGGTCATCGCCATCAGCTGGGCTTCCGAATACTTCATCTGCGACATAGAAACAAACTCCTAAGACTCTCGTGAACCGAGGACGTTCAGATATTCAGGCTGGAGCCGAGTTCGGACGAGGAACCGAGCGAACTCAGGGCATCCTGGTTCGCCTGCTCGGTGGCCGAGTACCCCTTGCCGTTTTCACGGATGAGGGTTCCGATCTCCGCGAGGACGTCGTGCAGTTTGCGGGACTGCGAATCGTAATCGTCCATCACCTTGCGGAAGGTGCCGGCGGCAGAACCTTCCCAGTTCCCCGCGGAACCGGCAACGATATTGCGCACATTGCCGATTTCGGTCTGCAGCTGCGAATTCACGTTCTCGACGTGCTTGGCAGCTGTCTCCATTGCCGCTACGTCGGTAGTGACGTTGGGGTTCGCCACGGTATCTCCTTAATCGAGTTCGGATCCGGACCCCCTGCGTCCGCAAACGGTCCGAACTTGCCTTCATGAAGATTGGACGCGATCCCTGCCCAATCGGTTCCATCGCATTTCGGAAAAAGTCCCGACCGGAGTCATGGACTGACATCCAGCGAGTTCGCGAGGTCTTCACAGATAGGTGTGATCGAGTCCTGCCCCCCTGTCTGATACTGGCATCCGATACTGATCTGGATGCTGTGCTCGACGATAACATGCCAGTCAACGG is a genomic window containing:
- a CDS encoding Ppx/GppA phosphatase family protein, with the translated sequence MTDRVAAVDCGTNSIRLLIADIGADSTLTDVHREMRIVRLGKGVDATGQLNPEAIERTRVALADYVTLMLEHGVSRVRMVATSATRDASNREDFFAMTRAELGRVVPGATAEVITGDEEARLSFTGAVGELSAADGPFVVVDLGGGSTELVVGDSGGVRAAFSADIGCVRVTERCLRGNPPEVAEVAAAREFATERLTEAFTHVPVDGAHTWVGVAGTMTTLAAVALDLPEYDSAKTHLARIGLPQLNAVCDRLIAMDHDERAALGPMHPGRVDVIGGGAVITEVLAAELARRAGIGELVVSEHDILDGIALSIA
- a CDS encoding DUF501 domain-containing protein; protein product: MSTPDDRDLQIVAEQLGREPRGVLAIAYRTPDGLPAVVKTAPKLPDGTPFPTLYYLTDPRLTAEASRLESAGVMKGMTERLDRDTELAAAYRGAHESYLAERDEIESLGTDFSGGGMPDRVKCLHVLIAHALAKGPGVNPLGDEAVALAAANGLRGSAIPADWPEYAEKEAPL
- a CDS encoding FtsB family cell division protein, whose translation is MTERRARGTSPASRGDRRTSRAPSRGPAAEVHGGAERVRRTTRRARAGQEGARDWSERTILGLSAGKAIILAMVVCALAMTLAVPMRTYFTQRAEADQLAAERRTLEDDIARLKDRRSQQEDPAYIRSEARDRLRLVMPGETPYIVQVPGIEVPAIPDPQAPRHQPDPWYTDLWRSISEPPPEIEAPAPQPEGSR
- the eno gene encoding phosphopyruvate hydratase, which translates into the protein MAIIEQVGAREILDSRGNPTVEVEIALDDGTLTRAAVPSGASTGEHEAVELRDGGERYNGKGVQKAVEGVLDEIAPAVIGLDAVEQRTVDQALLDLDGTPDKSRLGANALLGVSLAVARAAAESSGLELFRYLGGPNAHVLPVPMMNILNGGAHADTGVDVQEFMVAPIGAPTFKESLRWGAEVYHALKAVLKEKGLATGLGDEGGFAPDVAGTKEALDLISVAIGKTGLKLGRDVALALDVAATEFYRDGAYQFEGSARSAAEMTKFYAELKAAYPLVSIEDPLSEDDWDGWVALTDEIGDKVQLVGDDLFVTNPERLEDGIARGAANALLVKVNQIGTLTETLDAVELAHRNGYKTMMSHRSGETEDTTIADLAVAVGSGQIKTGAPARSERVAKYNQLLRIEDALGDSARYAGDVAFPRFTFED
- a CDS encoding lytic transglycosylase domain-containing protein — its product is MMEYVRSRRFGLVAVSLIALLLTGCGVGEDLVPIPEGIPPGPGVPVPVIDLDAPGRTAAQLNAWAAEQAGALEIPVAALEAYGYAAAVLARARPDCGIGWTTLAGIGSVESDHGRHRGAEVGDDGLVEPSIIGIPLDGAPGVAEIRDTDEGRLDGDRVFDRAVGPMQFIPETWRRWGVDANGDGVADPHSIDDAALTAGRYLCVSGGTLLTAAGWSRALFVYNRSEAYMEAVRDRAAAYSVGRRV
- a CDS encoding alpha/beta fold hydrolase: MNTRPHTTPILFLSGAGLPAWIWEDVRAALPVESAVAVYPKQGDATLHDYADTALAQAPDGPFTIVAHSVGGVVASEITAIAPERVAGLLGIAASVPAAGTSFLGALPVPHRFVVGLIMRLTGTRPPEKMIRSGLCAGLGAADIARIVSDFEPESQRLYRDSVSPRTLPARSGYVTTTADREFSIASQRKYAAELNPKFRREVPTGHLPMLQDSVSLTQIIEEFAAGA
- a CDS encoding WXG100 family type VII secretion target; its protein translation is MKYSEAQLMAMTGDLRTSKGRLTETHDELQGYVNALAAEWESGARDAYRLKQARWDEAHNGLLDIMERLAKTVEDGAVEMTTTDKLNASRWA
- a CDS encoding WXG100 family type VII secretion target, which gives rise to MANPNVTTDVAAMETAAKHVENVNSQLQTEIGNVRNIVAGSAGNWEGSAAGTFRKVMDDYDSQSRKLHDVLAEIGTLIRENGKGYSATEQANQDALSSLGSSSELGSSLNI